The Hyphococcus flavus genome contains a region encoding:
- a CDS encoding SDR family NAD(P)-dependent oxidoreductase, giving the protein MSKTFADCIVAVTGASTGLGRAIAQGAAARGAEAVIINYHANAEEADETAALVEEAGAKAVLVRGDVGDDEDCKKIAAAAEPFGRIDALFNNAGVTAVALDQSDLGALNSEDFMRLYRVNVVGAYQMTRGARPLLEAAPKRAAVVNTSSIAALTGIGSSIAYAASKGALTTMTLCLARVLAPKIRVNAVCPGFIDTPWFAKRLAADQMDSLRKHIKDAVPLKEASTAEDVCGAALFLASPDARHVTGETLLVDAGAHLAFSF; this is encoded by the coding sequence ATGTCAAAGACCTTCGCCGACTGCATTGTCGCTGTAACGGGCGCGTCGACAGGGCTTGGGCGCGCCATCGCCCAAGGGGCTGCGGCGCGCGGAGCTGAGGCCGTCATCATCAATTATCACGCGAATGCCGAAGAGGCGGACGAGACTGCGGCGCTGGTCGAGGAGGCGGGCGCTAAAGCGGTCCTGGTCCGGGGGGATGTCGGCGATGACGAGGATTGCAAGAAAATCGCCGCCGCCGCTGAGCCCTTCGGGCGCATCGATGCGTTGTTCAACAATGCAGGCGTCACGGCGGTCGCGTTGGACCAGAGCGATCTTGGCGCCTTGAACAGCGAAGACTTCATGCGCCTCTATCGCGTCAATGTCGTCGGCGCCTATCAGATGACGCGGGGCGCGCGGCCGCTGCTCGAAGCGGCGCCCAAGCGCGCGGCGGTCGTCAACACGTCGTCAATCGCCGCTCTTACGGGCATCGGGTCTTCCATCGCCTATGCAGCGTCAAAAGGCGCGCTGACCACGATGACGCTGTGCCTGGCGCGCGTGCTGGCGCCGAAAATCAGGGTCAATGCGGTCTGTCCCGGATTTATCGATACGCCGTGGTTTGCAAAGAGGCTTGCCGCTGATCAGATGGATTCCTTGCGCAAGCACATTAAAGACGCCGTTCCGCTAAAAGAGGCCTCAACGGCGGAAGATGTTTGCGGCGCCGCATTGTTTCTGGCGTCGCCGGATGCGCGCCATGTAACCGGAGAGACCCTGCTTGTCGACGCCGGCGCGCATTTGGCGTTTTCATTTTAA
- a CDS encoding TauD/TfdA dioxygenase family protein — METDSYRYIAVNKFTPVIGAEIGGVDLGKELSGAVIEEIRRAFLENLVIFFRGQDLTPDQHVAFGKLFGELHAHPAAPSEAGHPELMVIAADENSSRANGETWHTDVSCEPEPPLGSILYIKQTPPCGGDTLFANMYAAYDALSPQMKTYLDGMIAIHDGEHVYRGLYADLGVKDKPQYPRAHHPVVRTHPETKRKCLYVNAGFTTAIDGVPPDESDAILRFLIRHAAHPAFQCRFRWAPGSLAFWDNRCAQHHAVWDYWPHRRYGNRVTIKGDRPF; from the coding sequence ATGGAGACGGACAGCTATCGTTACATCGCCGTCAACAAGTTTACGCCGGTGATCGGCGCCGAGATTGGCGGCGTCGATCTTGGCAAAGAGCTTTCCGGCGCCGTCATTGAGGAAATTCGCCGCGCCTTCCTCGAAAATCTGGTGATTTTCTTCCGCGGTCAGGACCTGACGCCGGATCAGCATGTCGCCTTCGGCAAGCTCTTTGGCGAGCTGCATGCGCATCCGGCGGCCCCGAGCGAAGCCGGCCATCCGGAGCTGATGGTCATCGCTGCCGATGAGAACTCCTCGCGGGCGAATGGGGAAACATGGCATACGGACGTATCCTGCGAGCCAGAGCCGCCGCTGGGCAGCATTCTTTACATCAAGCAAACCCCGCCTTGTGGCGGCGATACGCTGTTCGCAAACATGTATGCGGCCTATGATGCCTTGTCGCCGCAGATGAAAACCTATCTCGACGGCATGATCGCGATCCATGACGGCGAGCATGTTTATCGAGGGCTTTATGCGGACTTGGGCGTCAAGGATAAGCCGCAATATCCGCGCGCCCATCATCCGGTCGTGCGCACGCATCCGGAAACGAAGCGCAAATGCCTTTATGTGAACGCCGGCTTTACGACTGCGATCGACGGTGTTCCTCCTGACGAAAGCGATGCGATCTTGCGTTTCCTGATCCGGCATGCGGCGCATCCGGCGTTTCAGTGCCGCTTTCGCTGGGCGCCGGGCTCCCTTGCTTTTTGGGACAATCGCTGCGCGCAGCATCATGCGGTGTGGGACTACTGGCCCCATCGCCGTTACGGAAACAGGGTCACAATCAAGGGCGACCGTCCTTTTTAA
- a CDS encoding spinster family MFS transporter, which yields MGANRTTWPERAGDETPSARLGAACHKIRRALGEDMRMAASGRPEPGAIPMSGAASGKAAGTSLPYFLGVMFLVSTLNMADRQIIGIVAEPIKNEFGLSDTMLGLVGGTAFALVYPTLGLAIARAADRLNRRNILAACLAVWSAMTMLCGVAPGFWYLAVARTGVAAGEAGYAPCTHSLIADSVSPERRSSAFSVLVVGISAGGLVASLIGGLVAETHGWRAAFMALGAPGLIVSALVYFTLKEPVRLGGAARAGRAVKAFGALMKSPPFLLCVAGSAFHLMVAYGLAAFGIAYFVRAHGMSVGAAAAILGASAAIAGALGSLIGGAAGDFLAKRDRRWLAWWPAVTVFAATFVGVPAFLAQGLVFALIGAVAAVFCNTLYQPASYALVQGVADPQERASAAALMIFIQNLVGLGLGPLVIGLISDALAPSVGVAALGMAIAFSFLFNIPSAIAFYFAGRAWGRADKPC from the coding sequence ATGGGGGCAAACAGAACAACATGGCCAGAACGCGCTGGCGATGAAACACCGTCAGCTCGGCTTGGGGCTGCATGCCATAAAATAAGACGTGCGTTAGGAGAGGACATGAGAATGGCGGCGAGCGGCAGGCCGGAGCCCGGCGCAATCCCGATGTCTGGCGCGGCGTCCGGCAAGGCCGCAGGAACGTCCTTGCCGTATTTCCTTGGCGTCATGTTTCTGGTGTCGACCCTGAACATGGCCGACCGGCAGATTATCGGCATCGTGGCCGAGCCCATCAAAAATGAATTCGGTCTTTCGGACACCATGCTGGGGCTGGTGGGCGGAACCGCCTTTGCGCTCGTTTACCCGACATTGGGGCTTGCGATTGCACGCGCCGCAGACCGGCTCAATCGCCGCAACATCCTTGCGGCGTGTCTGGCGGTCTGGAGCGCCATGACGATGTTGTGCGGCGTGGCGCCCGGTTTTTGGTATCTCGCCGTCGCGCGCACCGGAGTCGCCGCCGGCGAGGCGGGATATGCTCCATGCACACATTCGCTTATCGCGGATTCCGTTTCGCCGGAGCGGCGCTCGTCTGCGTTTTCCGTCCTCGTTGTGGGCATCTCGGCCGGCGGTCTTGTTGCGTCGCTGATCGGCGGCCTCGTGGCGGAAACCCATGGCTGGCGCGCGGCGTTTATGGCGCTTGGCGCGCCCGGATTGATCGTGTCCGCGCTGGTCTATTTCACGCTTAAGGAGCCGGTTCGCCTGGGCGGCGCCGCCAGGGCGGGGCGCGCGGTTAAGGCGTTCGGCGCATTGATGAAATCACCGCCGTTCCTGCTCTGCGTCGCCGGATCTGCGTTTCACTTGATGGTGGCCTATGGGCTCGCTGCTTTCGGCATTGCGTATTTCGTGCGCGCTCACGGCATGTCGGTCGGTGCGGCGGCGGCGATCCTGGGCGCATCAGCGGCGATTGCGGGTGCGTTAGGCAGCCTGATTGGCGGCGCGGCCGGGGATTTTCTCGCCAAACGCGATCGCCGCTGGCTCGCCTGGTGGCCCGCCGTGACGGTTTTCGCCGCGACCTTTGTCGGCGTGCCCGCTTTTCTGGCGCAAGGTCTTGTGTTTGCGCTCATCGGCGCGGTGGCGGCGGTGTTTTGCAACACGCTTTATCAGCCGGCCTCCTACGCGCTTGTCCAGGGAGTTGCGGATCCGCAAGAGCGCGCGAGCGCCGCCGCGTTGATGATCTTTATACAGAATTTAGTGGGGCTTGGGCTTGGACCGCTGGTGATCGGTTTAATCAGCGATGCGCTGGCGCCGTCCGTTGGCGTTGCGGCGCTCGGCATGGCGATCGCCTTTTCATTTTTGTTCAACATACCGTCCGCCATCGCCTTTTATTTTGCAGGCAGAGCCTGGGGACGGGCCGACAAACCATGTTGA
- a CDS encoding GntR family transcriptional regulator, whose product MTAELAPDIRAFVARAETIAGVAQPPPPSLPGYIAAWIADRIQFGDFKPGESIRELAVADHFDVSRGPVREALRLLDRDGLVTLRGRKGAIVRKLTDDELEALFHIRAELFAAQAGLAASASERSAAALAAIADGVALLTRLSIAKEATVGDYITVRRAVSVLITSLSGARYLGRMSAVFEREVAVLWASILSPERRRRSAARWTALCKAIEKARVGEAERLARDLVLDSLAEIRRRAETGETPTGETSEATLEKSSKAGASD is encoded by the coding sequence ATGACGGCGGAGCTTGCACCGGATATCAGGGCTTTCGTTGCGCGGGCTGAAACCATCGCTGGTGTGGCGCAGCCGCCGCCGCCGTCTTTGCCCGGTTATATCGCGGCCTGGATTGCAGATCGGATTCAGTTTGGTGATTTCAAGCCGGGCGAGTCGATTCGGGAGCTGGCGGTGGCGGATCATTTTGATGTCAGCCGCGGGCCGGTGCGCGAAGCGTTGCGCCTCCTGGACAGGGACGGGCTTGTCACGCTTCGAGGGCGAAAAGGCGCAATCGTGCGCAAGCTAACGGACGACGAGCTGGAGGCGCTTTTTCATATTCGCGCTGAGTTGTTCGCCGCCCAGGCGGGCCTTGCCGCGTCCGCGAGCGAGCGCAGCGCCGCCGCGCTCGCCGCCATTGCGGACGGCGTCGCTCTGCTGACGCGGTTGTCGATCGCGAAGGAAGCGACTGTCGGCGATTACATCACAGTGCGCCGCGCTGTTTCCGTTTTGATCACCAGCCTGTCCGGCGCGCGGTATCTCGGGCGGATGTCCGCAGTGTTTGAGCGTGAAGTCGCCGTGCTATGGGCCAGCATTTTAAGTCCTGAACGCCGCCGCAGATCGGCGGCGCGCTGGACGGCGCTATGTAAGGCGATTGAAAAAGCGCGTGTTGGCGAGGCGGAGCGTCTGGCGCGGGATCTGGTGCTCGACAGTCTTGCGGAGATCCGGCGGCGCGCCGAAACGGGCGAGACGCCAACAGGCGAGACGTCAGAGGCGACGCTGGAAAAGTCGTCAAAGGCCGGGGCTTCCGACTAG
- a CDS encoding GntR family transcriptional regulator has product MTKKPTTTRQSPKSSRTDSGKSGPGPSLVADELRALIVDGSFKAGARITERAVAERFHCTAATTREAFHLLEKQGAIIVSARRGARVIDDQYAPPAELFIVWDRLRWLLGEELRRHDASVEQLRAGEITAKAPSRRLVLVEEQLERLGAASRNARLARAMARIALHVSIVAPERLGEIGESLNR; this is encoded by the coding sequence GTGACCAAAAAACCAACCACAACGCGTCAGTCGCCAAAGTCCTCGAGGACGGATTCAGGCAAAAGCGGGCCAGGCCCTTCGCTGGTCGCGGACGAGCTGCGCGCGCTGATTGTCGATGGGTCCTTCAAGGCGGGCGCCCGCATCACCGAGCGCGCGGTCGCCGAGCGGTTTCATTGCACGGCGGCGACGACCCGCGAAGCGTTTCACCTTCTGGAAAAGCAGGGCGCGATCATCGTGTCTGCGCGCCGCGGCGCCCGGGTGATCGACGATCAATACGCACCGCCCGCGGAGCTGTTTATCGTGTGGGACCGGCTGCGCTGGCTCTTGGGGGAGGAACTTCGCCGTCATGACGCGTCGGTTGAACAGTTGCGCGCTGGCGAGATAACGGCGAAGGCGCCGTCGCGCCGGCTCGTCCTCGTTGAAGAGCAGCTTGAGCGGCTTGGAGCGGCGTCCAGGAATGCGCGTCTCGCCAGGGCGATGGCGCGCATCGCCTTGCATGTGTCCATCGTTGCGCCGGAACGGCTTGGAGAAATCGGAGAAAGTCTGAACCGATGA
- a CDS encoding serine hydrolase domain-containing protein, whose product MRFKSKHFGGVGALCGALLALVFATQAAAQTNAKCPDDPLPSGYDWTDVKAALENSPFQRGGMIIYHKGEVVYWTGFGWWDGQSCDYFINNHNFNVASLSKTFTAAVAMAVAQDPNVNFSLNDLVKDHITNATSLNASQFDDNGTSRLVYDHMTINDLITMMTGHETVSAWPIGLTSCINNPFVSFETCGEDMIAADIAEDDDPNNNSAYVYAPGEAFSYGPMSWQILGLAVANAVNDDFTTILEDYLTGPCNLTDTLVKRPNNEWAAGGFETDLFDGGAFAQALLSGECGNNHTLFNAASLASLNEVTVPLQSGSVPTVSSPIKDLDLDYARGQWVFDQGGSKIYLGVGAWGAVTFYSPDKDWAAYIHLDDHLLTGYIDATDLIINSGGLADLIDIQANNNP is encoded by the coding sequence GTGAGGTTCAAAAGCAAGCATTTTGGAGGAGTGGGAGCACTATGCGGCGCGCTACTGGCGCTGGTCTTTGCAACGCAGGCCGCCGCGCAAACCAACGCTAAATGTCCGGATGATCCTTTGCCATCGGGTTATGATTGGACCGACGTCAAAGCTGCGTTGGAAAATTCCCCTTTCCAGCGCGGGGGAATGATCATCTATCACAAGGGCGAGGTCGTTTATTGGACCGGCTTCGGTTGGTGGGACGGCCAAAGCTGCGATTACTTCATCAACAATCACAACTTTAATGTCGCATCTTTGTCGAAAACCTTTACGGCGGCGGTGGCGATGGCGGTGGCGCAGGATCCGAATGTCAATTTTTCGCTGAACGATCTGGTGAAGGACCATATCACAAACGCGACGTCGTTGAACGCAAGTCAATTCGACGATAACGGGACATCGCGTCTCGTTTACGACCACATGACGATCAACGATCTCATTACCATGATGACAGGACATGAGACCGTCAGCGCTTGGCCGATTGGGCTGACTTCGTGCATTAACAATCCGTTCGTTTCGTTTGAAACATGCGGGGAGGATATGATCGCCGCTGACATCGCGGAAGATGACGATCCGAACAACAACAGCGCTTATGTTTACGCGCCCGGCGAAGCTTTCTCTTACGGTCCAATGTCGTGGCAGATTCTCGGACTTGCGGTGGCTAACGCTGTCAATGATGACTTTACGACAATTCTTGAGGACTATTTGACCGGTCCCTGCAACCTTACGGACACGCTTGTGAAGCGCCCCAATAATGAATGGGCGGCAGGCGGATTTGAAACCGATCTGTTCGATGGCGGCGCCTTCGCGCAGGCGCTGCTGAGCGGCGAGTGCGGAAACAATCACACGCTTTTCAATGCGGCTTCTCTTGCTTCATTGAATGAAGTCACGGTTCCGTTGCAGAGCGGATCTGTACCGACGGTGAGCAGCCCGATCAAGGATCTCGATCTCGATTATGCGCGCGGCCAGTGGGTGTTCGACCAGGGCGGCTCGAAAATCTATCTGGGCGTCGGCGCCTGGGGCGCGGTTACGTTTTATTCGCCCGACAAGGACTGGGCCGCCTATATCCACCTCGATGACCATCTTTTGACGGGATATATCGACGCGACGGATCTCATCATCAATTCGGGCGGGCTCGCGGACCTGATTGATATTCAGGCGAACAACAATCCGTAA
- a CDS encoding serine hydrolase domain-containing protein has product MTALFTRRSTLAAAASAPLAALALPSCVSKKSPAGMFDIGRLSAAGEMIDGLVESGQIPGGAVRISQHGELLFEHYAGKADIACGKNIAPDTIYRAYSMTKPVTAAAIMLLVEDGRLSLDDPVTAYVPEFSDLAVYVSQDGEKIVTEPAGVMRVAHLLTHTSGLSNSWNPGPLSPLYRKAGLVSAKYVYDPEFSAGLSEFAARLGKIPLQFQPGSQWLYSISPDIAGLVVERVTGTSFSAFLKARIFNPLGMEDADFYVPAPKAERLASMYALKEGSLILAEAAADSPFLTKPCAESGSAGLLCTLSDYHRFANMLAEFGETGGARVMSRKSVRTMTAPHVGAEILGDTFQKFMGFASGGSGLGMEMALGGAVLTDPAAAEKPGLKGEYTWGGAASTTFFAVPEAGLSATLMTQLFPSGTLPLRDMLKTAVYQAMN; this is encoded by the coding sequence TTGACTGCGCTTTTCACCCGCCGGAGCACGCTCGCCGCCGCCGCGTCAGCGCCGCTCGCCGCGCTCGCCCTGCCCTCCTGCGTCTCGAAAAAGTCGCCCGCCGGAATGTTCGACATCGGCCGCCTCAGCGCGGCGGGCGAGATGATCGACGGCCTCGTTGAAAGCGGCCAAATTCCCGGCGGCGCGGTGCGCATATCGCAGCATGGCGAGCTGCTTTTCGAGCATTATGCGGGCAAGGCGGACATCGCATGCGGCAAGAACATCGCCCCGGATACGATCTATCGGGCTTATTCCATGACCAAGCCGGTTACGGCCGCCGCCATCATGCTGCTGGTCGAGGACGGCAGGTTGTCGCTCGATGATCCGGTGACCGCTTATGTTCCGGAGTTTTCCGATCTCGCCGTTTATGTTTCGCAGGACGGCGAGAAAATCGTGACGGAGCCTGCGGGCGTCATGCGCGTCGCTCACCTGCTGACGCATACGTCCGGCCTCAGCAATAGCTGGAATCCCGGTCCGCTTTCTCCTCTCTATCGCAAGGCCGGCCTTGTTTCAGCAAAATATGTCTACGATCCGGAATTCAGCGCCGGTCTTTCGGAATTCGCGGCCCGGCTCGGAAAAATCCCTCTGCAGTTTCAGCCCGGCTCGCAATGGCTCTACAGCATTTCCCCTGATATTGCGGGATTGGTTGTCGAGCGTGTCACGGGGACGAGCTTCAGCGCCTTTTTAAAGGCACGGATTTTCAACCCGCTTGGCATGGAGGATGCGGATTTTTATGTGCCCGCACCCAAGGCCGAACGGCTTGCGAGCATGTATGCATTAAAAGAAGGAAGCCTCATCCTCGCGGAAGCAGCGGCCGACTCTCCTTTCCTGACCAAGCCCTGCGCTGAATCCGGCTCCGCCGGACTGTTATGCACGCTCAGCGATTATCACCGCTTCGCCAATATGCTTGCGGAATTCGGTGAAACCGGCGGCGCACGCGTCATGAGCCGCAAAAGCGTCCGCACAATGACAGCGCCTCATGTGGGCGCCGAGATCCTCGGCGACACATTCCAGAAATTCATGGGGTTCGCCTCGGGCGGGTCCGGCCTCGGCATGGAGATGGCGCTTGGCGGCGCTGTGCTTACCGACCCGGCTGCCGCCGAAAAGCCCGGCCTTAAAGGCGAATACACCTGGGGCGGCGCGGCGAGCACGACCTTTTTCGCGGTTCCCGAGGCCGGCTTGTCGGCGACGCTGATGACCCAGCTTTTCCCATCGGGAACGCTGCCCTTGCGCGACATGCTGAAGACCGCCGTCTATCAGGCCATGAATTAA
- a CDS encoding DUF3089 domain-containing protein has translation MKIHVLALLATALAVACSSQKDDETKVAQRLVFKPDHDFSPDLAPPAPDYRSPDAWAALPERKDNADQTPEGVADKQAEAAADVFFIHPTTYFKKDGWNALYDNSGEGRMSVEEGTLRGQASVFNGCCRVFAPRYRQATLYTFFAFNENSEHALDLAYQDIAAAFDNFIRERNDGRPFIIASHSQGSYHAMRLLEERVIGTDLMDRLVAVYAVGGPVPEAFAPDRLPPCDDARQTRCIIGWNTVSNKNEPDLRRDERALIWLDGGYQPVAGRPLLCVNPLNWKAGGGAPASDNLGALSGNQDPGALSALLPHLTGARCENGYLVIDFNEDIDGFKSRQTKNGSYHVFDYNLFYMNIRANAIDRVDAFLEEQ, from the coding sequence ATGAAAATACATGTTCTGGCTTTGCTGGCGACGGCGCTCGCCGTCGCGTGCTCGTCGCAGAAAGATGACGAAACCAAAGTCGCACAAAGGCTGGTTTTCAAACCGGACCATGATTTTTCGCCAGACCTTGCCCCGCCGGCGCCGGACTATCGTTCGCCGGACGCCTGGGCGGCGCTGCCGGAGCGCAAGGACAACGCCGACCAGACGCCGGAAGGCGTTGCAGATAAGCAGGCGGAAGCGGCGGCCGATGTCTTTTTCATCCACCCGACAACCTATTTCAAAAAGGACGGATGGAACGCGCTTTATGACAATTCCGGCGAAGGCCGCATGAGCGTCGAAGAGGGAACCTTGCGAGGCCAAGCAAGCGTTTTTAACGGTTGCTGCCGCGTTTTCGCGCCACGCTATCGCCAGGCGACGCTTTATACGTTCTTTGCATTCAACGAAAACAGCGAACACGCCCTTGATCTCGCCTATCAGGACATCGCCGCAGCGTTCGATAATTTTATCCGTGAAAGAAACGACGGACGGCCCTTCATCATCGCCAGCCACAGCCAGGGCAGTTATCACGCCATGCGCCTTCTTGAAGAGCGCGTCATCGGCACAGACCTTATGGATAGGCTTGTCGCCGTTTATGCGGTCGGGGGGCCCGTGCCGGAAGCGTTCGCACCGGACCGGCTGCCGCCTTGCGACGACGCCCGGCAGACCCGCTGCATCATCGGCTGGAATACGGTCAGCAACAAAAACGAACCTGATCTGCGCCGCGACGAACGCGCCCTCATCTGGCTTGACGGCGGCTACCAGCCGGTCGCCGGGCGCCCGCTCTTATGCGTCAATCCGCTGAACTGGAAAGCAGGCGGCGGCGCGCCCGCCAGCGACAATCTCGGCGCGCTTTCGGGCAATCAGGACCCCGGCGCCTTATCGGCGCTCCTCCCCCACCTCACCGGCGCCAGATGCGAAAACGGATATCTGGTGATCGATTTCAATGAAGACATAGACGGCTTTAAAAGCCGGCAGACTAAGAACGGCTCTTATCACGTTTTCGACTACAATCTCTTCTATATGAATATCCGCGCAAACGCGATCGATCGGGTCGACGCTTTTCTTGAAGAACAATGA
- a CDS encoding MmgE/PrpD family protein, whose protein sequence is MTRRSVLGGAAALAGAGPACALTEKSQVPPDSFTKAIAEAVTALPERAPVEVEERVAWTLLDNLASMLYAGTLARPMSAAAYFAKNTPGRDADVLTADLVSSQTGAASAMAYLLHAAEIDDSDPRGELRASAVIMPACLAAAQAADASGPEFLRAAALGYTLQGRFVQPVGPVQTRGWMASGVWGPPAAAAAVSFLRGRPAADITSAMSLAGSAAGGAFQYYFDQTDEKRIIVARAARAAIESADLAALGEHGAARILEGRAGLYHLFAGTDAPALAQLTDDLGRLEGPLYLRPKFFAASHSIIPTLDGLQAAAPPELDPASIESFIVRGNASWSRIVARKINDFEPPSSRIGAALNFSFVVAMWLVRRSVLPGDYTQEAFRDPDIISLARSGSFEVNDSDHLSIEIVLRYGERIHAVAQDPDRNAPAPLSAAQRMNKFNALAGSRLNEERKADLHEHCMELKNARSMRAWVRHAQKLCGA, encoded by the coding sequence ATGACGCGCAGAAGCGTGTTGGGCGGCGCGGCGGCGTTGGCTGGCGCCGGGCCGGCCTGCGCCCTGACTGAGAAAAGCCAAGTGCCGCCGGACAGCTTTACCAAAGCGATTGCAGAAGCCGTGACGGCGTTGCCCGAGCGAGCGCCGGTTGAGGTCGAAGAGCGCGTCGCGTGGACCTTGCTCGATAATCTTGCGTCGATGCTTTATGCGGGAACGCTTGCGCGTCCGATGAGCGCGGCCGCCTATTTCGCAAAAAACACGCCCGGCCGCGATGCGGACGTGTTGACGGCCGACCTTGTTTCTTCGCAGACAGGCGCCGCTTCTGCGATGGCGTATTTGCTGCACGCCGCTGAAATCGACGACAGCGATCCACGCGGAGAGCTGCGCGCCTCGGCGGTCATCATGCCGGCCTGTCTTGCCGCGGCGCAGGCTGCGGATGCAAGCGGGCCCGAATTTCTTCGCGCGGCGGCGCTCGGCTACACGCTTCAGGGGCGTTTCGTTCAGCCGGTAGGGCCGGTTCAAACGCGGGGCTGGATGGCGTCCGGCGTATGGGGGCCACCGGCCGCCGCCGCCGCCGTCTCTTTCCTTCGGGGCAGGCCGGCTGCGGACATCACTTCGGCGATGTCGCTCGCGGGTTCCGCCGCTGGCGGCGCGTTTCAATATTATTTCGACCAGACGGACGAAAAGCGGATCATCGTCGCGCGCGCCGCGCGCGCTGCGATCGAAAGCGCCGATCTCGCCGCCTTGGGCGAGCACGGGGCGGCGCGCATTCTGGAGGGGCGCGCCGGGCTTTATCACCTTTTCGCTGGGACGGATGCGCCGGCGCTGGCGCAGTTGACGGATGATCTTGGCCGGCTTGAGGGGCCGCTTTATCTGCGTCCTAAATTTTTCGCCGCATCGCATTCCATTATTCCGACGCTTGACGGCCTGCAGGCGGCGGCGCCTCCTGAGCTTGATCCGGCGTCGATTGAAAGTTTCATTGTTCGCGGCAACGCCTCCTGGAGCCGTATTGTGGCGCGCAAGATCAATGATTTTGAACCGCCGTCATCGCGGATCGGGGCGGCGCTCAATTTCAGCTTTGTCGTCGCCATGTGGCTGGTGCGCCGTTCGGTTCTGCCCGGCGATTACACGCAAGAAGCGTTCCGGGACCCGGACATTATTTCGCTGGCGCGGTCCGGATCGTTTGAAGTAAATGACAGCGATCATCTTTCCATCGAAATCGTGCTTCGCTACGGAGAAAGAATTCACGCCGTCGCGCAGGATCCGGATCGCAATGCGCCTGCGCCGCTGAGTGCAGCGCAGCGGATGAATAAATTCAACGCGCTTGCCGGATCGCGGCTGAATGAAGAGCGAAAAGCGGATTTGCACGAGCACTGCATGGAGCTGAAAAACGCACGCTCCATGCGGGCTTGGGTGCGGCATGCGCAAAAGCTCTGCGGCGCGTAG